The following proteins come from a genomic window of Nicotiana tomentosiformis chromosome 12, ASM39032v3, whole genome shotgun sequence:
- the LOC138902520 gene encoding uncharacterized protein — translation MQNQKITHPVRHMCLVATKESQTINEALSSPKWLAFMQEEINSLHQNKAWTLVPKAPGMNIVGSRWVLKTKLKANGSIDGYKARLVAKDYSPLEGVDFEETSSPVVKSKYAAELLAKTSKALVKPICTPLSHKYGLQEVVDDPMDALLYRSIVGSLWLYDFSNAVWGGCPMTRRSTTCYNIYLGANYISWRSMKQHIVARSSAEPKYRALASTAAEMT, via the exons ATGCAGAACCAGAAGATCACACATCCAGTGAGACATATGTGTTTGGTAGCAACTAAGGAGTCACAGACAATAAATGAGGCACTTAGCTCACCAAAATGGCTTGCATTTATGCAAGAGGAAATAAATTCACTTCACCAAAATAAGGCCTGGACACTAGTGCCCAAGGCACCTGGTATGAACATAGTTGGCTCTAGGTGGGTACTCAAAACCAAGTTAAAGGCTAATGGATCCATCGACGGGTACAAGGCAAGACTAGTTGCCAAAGATTATTCACCGCTTGAAGGAGTAGACTTTGAAGAAACCTCCAGTCCAGTTGTTAAA AGTAAGTATGCTGCAGAATTACTTGCCAAGACTAGCAAGGCACTTGTTAAACCAATATGCACACCTCTATCACATAAGTATGGTCTACAAGAAGTTGTGGATGATCCAATGGATGCTTTACTATACAGGAGTATTGTTGGCAGTCTGTG GTTATATGATTTCTCTAATGCAGTTTGGGGAGGGTGTCCTATGACTAGAAGATCAACTACATGCTACAATATCTACCTAGGAGCTAACTACATATCTTGGAGATCCATGAAACAACACATAGTGGCAAGGTCTAGTGCAGAACCTAAGTATAGAGCACTAGCCTCGACAGCAGCTGAAATGACATAG